A genomic region of Bernardetia sp. ABR2-2B contains the following coding sequences:
- a CDS encoding transcriptional regulator gives MADLRSIITDMDKEFNNRIRLGLMAAMMIEDWIEFKTMKHLLDLTDGNLASHVAALENCGYMEVRKKFIGKRPNTSYKITQTGRRAFEHHLQQMEELIKKARA, from the coding sequence ATGGCAGATTTACGCAGTATTATTACAGACATGGACAAAGAATTCAATAATCGTATTCGCTTAGGACTTATGGCAGCGATGATGATAGAAGATTGGATAGAATTTAAGACCATGAAACATCTTTTAGACCTTACTGATGGAAACTTGGCTAGTCATGTCGCTGCTTTAGAAAACTGTGGCTATATGGAAGTTCGTAAAAAATTCATTGGTAAACGTCCGAATACTTCCTATAAAATCACTCAAACAGGAAGGCGTGCCTTCGAACACCACTTGCAGCAAATGGAAGAACTTATTAAAAAGGCTAGAGCATAA